From a single Gemmatimonadota bacterium genomic region:
- the xth gene encoding exodeoxyribonuclease III — protein sequence MSFKVATWNINSIKVRLDRVLSWLEREEPDALCLQETKIPDDQFPSEAVQEVGYHAVVHGQKAYNGVAILSRREPVAVERGLPGDDADAEARLIAANIGGVRVISAYFPNGQMVGTDRYQDKLRWMDRLREHLQSSHTLGQRLILAGDFNVAPTDADVAHPDRWGGSVLCHHEARRALARFEDWGLVDVVAAQRPQDNWFTWWDYQRLAFPKNDGLRIDHVFCTPPLARVVAEVRVDRDARKKLDFESKPSDHAPVIVRFKS from the coding sequence TCTGGACCGCGTCCTCAGCTGGCTGGAGCGCGAGGAGCCCGACGCGCTCTGTCTCCAGGAGACCAAGATCCCGGATGACCAGTTTCCTTCTGAGGCCGTCCAGGAGGTCGGATATCACGCCGTCGTCCACGGCCAGAAGGCCTACAACGGTGTGGCCATCCTGAGCCGTCGCGAGCCCGTCGCAGTCGAGCGCGGGCTGCCTGGTGACGACGCGGATGCCGAAGCACGGCTCATCGCCGCGAACATCGGCGGCGTGCGGGTGATCAGCGCCTACTTCCCCAACGGCCAGATGGTGGGCACCGATCGCTACCAGGATAAGCTGCGTTGGATGGACCGGCTGCGGGAGCACCTGCAGTCCTCCCACACGCTCGGCCAGCGTCTGATCCTCGCTGGTGACTTCAACGTGGCTCCCACGGATGCGGACGTGGCTCATCCCGACCGGTGGGGAGGCAGCGTGCTCTGTCACCACGAAGCCCGCCGGGCGCTGGCCCGTTTCGAGGATTGGGGGCTCGTCGATGTCGTCGCGGCGCAGCGTCCGCAAGACAACTGGTTCACGTGGTGGGACTATCAACGACTTGCCTTTCCGAAGAACGATGGCCTCAGAATCGACCACGTCTTCTGTACCCCTCCGCTCGCCCGGGTGGTGGCGGAGGTGCGCGTCGATCGGGATGCCCGCAAGAAGCTGGATTTCGAGTCCAAGCCTTCTGATCACGCACCGGTGATCGTGCGCTTCAAGTCCTGA